The DNA window GGAAGCGCTGCGCCAGTTCAAACAGGCGCAACAGCTGCGCATCGCCGCGGCGGATATCGCCAAAGTGCTGCCGGTGATGAAAGTGAGCGATCACTTAACCTATCTGGCCGAAGCGATCATCGATGCGGTGGTGCAGCAGGCCTGGCACGATATGGTGGCGCGTTACGGCCAGCCGGCGCATTTGCATGAGCGCCAGGGGCACGGGTTTGCCGTGATCGGCTACGGCAAACTGGGCGGCTGGGAGTTGGGCTACAGTTCCGATCTCGATCTGGTGTTTTTGATCGACTGCCCGCCGGAAGTGATGACCGACGGCGCGCGCTGCATTGACGGCCGCCAGTTCTACCTGCGGCTAGCGCAGCGGGTGATGCATTTGTTCAGCACCCGCACCTCCTCCGGTATTCTGTATGAAGTGGATGCCCGGCTGCGGCCTTCCGGGGCGGCCGGCATGCTGGTGAGCACCATCGAGGCCTTTACCGACTACCAGCAAAATGAGGCCTGGACGTGGGAACATCAGGCGTTGGTGCGGGCGCGCATTGTCTATGGCGATCCGGCGTTGCATCAGCGTTTTGATGAGATCCGGCGCGATATTTTGTGCAAGCCGCGCGCCGGTGAGGCATTGCAGCAAGAGGTGCGCGAAATGCGGGAAAAAATGCGCCACCATCTGGGCAACAAGCAGCGTGAGCTGTTTGATATCAAAACCGATGAAGGCGGCATCACCGATATCGAATTTATCGCGCAATATCTGGTCTTACGCTATGCCGGCAGCGAACCGCGGCTGGCGCGCTGGTCGGATAACGTGCGCATCTTCGAACTGATGGCCCATTACGGTATTATGCCGGACGAAGAAGCGCAGGCGTTGACCCGTGCCTATGTGACGATGCGCGATGAAGTTCACCGGCAGGCCTTGCAGGAGCACTCCGGCAAGGTGAGCAGCGAACTGTTTGTCGCCGAGCGCGATCGGGTGCGCCGCAGCTGGGAAAAATGGCTGGGCGTAGCGGGCGCATAGCTCACCTTTTTGCCGGCATTATCGGTGTCTGTGGTAATATCGGCGCAACTAAATTTATGACCTGTTTGGAGTTATCGAATGAAAGTTACACTGCCTGATTTTCGCCGCGCCGGTGTGCTGGTGGTTGGTGACGTCATGTTGGATCGCTATTGGTATGGGCCGACCAGCCGCATTTCACCGGAAGCCCCGGTGCCGGTGGTGAAGGTGGATACCATCGAAGAGCGTCCCGGCGGTGCGGCTAACGTTGCGATGAACATTGCCTCTCTGGGCGCCGGCTCGCGCCTGGTGGGGCTGACCGGCATTGATGACGCCGCGCGTGCATTAAGCGCCCGGCTCAATGAAGTTAACGTGCGCTGTGACTTTGTTTCCGTGCCGACGCACCCGACCATTACCAAACTGCGCGTGCTGTCCCGCAACCAGCAGTTGATACGCCTGGATTTTGAAGAGGGCTTCGCCAACGTGGATGCTCAGCCGTTGCTGGAGCGCGTTCAACAGGCGCTGCCGCAGATTGGCGCGCTGGTGTTGTCTGATTACGCCAAGGGTGCGCTGAGCAAGGTGCAGGACATCATCCAACTGGCGCGCGCCGCCAAGGTGCCGGTGCTGATCGATCCCAAAGGCACGGATTTTGAACGTTATCGCGGCGCAACGCTGCTGACGCCGAACCTGTCCGAGTTTGAAGCCGTGGTCGGCCATTGCAAAGACGAACAGGAACTGGTGCTGCGGGGCATGAAGCTGGTGGCGGATTATGAGCTTTCCGCCCTGTTGGTGACCCGCTCCGAACACGGGATGACGTTGCTGCAACCGGATCGCGAGCCGCTGCACCTGCCGACGCAGGCGCAGGAAGTGTTTGACGTGACTGGCGCAGGCGACACGGTGATCGGCGTACTGGCCGCTGCGCTGGCCGCCGGCAATACGCTGGAAGAGTCTTGCTTCCTGTCTAACGCCGCCGCCGGCGTGGTGGTGGGCAAACTGGGGACCTCCACCGTTTCCCCGATCGAGCTGGAAAATGCCATTCGCGGCCGCGCCGAAACCGGGTTCGGCGTGATGAGCGAAGAACAGCTGAAAACGGCCGTTGCGCAGGCGCGCCAGCGTGGTGAAAAGATCGTGATGACCAACGGCATTTTTGACATCCTGCACGCCGGCCACGTTTCTTATCTGGCGAACGCCCGCAAGCTGGGCGATCGTCTGATCGTGGCGGTCAACAGCGATGCGTCCACCAAACGTCTGAAAGGCGAAACCCGCCCGATCAATCCG is part of the Gibbsiella quercinecans genome and encodes:
- the hldE gene encoding bifunctional D-glycero-beta-D-manno-heptose-7-phosphate kinase/D-glycero-beta-D-manno-heptose 1-phosphate adenylyltransferase HldE, which codes for MKVTLPDFRRAGVLVVGDVMLDRYWYGPTSRISPEAPVPVVKVDTIEERPGGAANVAMNIASLGAGSRLVGLTGIDDAARALSARLNEVNVRCDFVSVPTHPTITKLRVLSRNQQLIRLDFEEGFANVDAQPLLERVQQALPQIGALVLSDYAKGALSKVQDIIQLARAAKVPVLIDPKGTDFERYRGATLLTPNLSEFEAVVGHCKDEQELVLRGMKLVADYELSALLVTRSEHGMTLLQPDREPLHLPTQAQEVFDVTGAGDTVIGVLAAALAAGNTLEESCFLSNAAAGVVVGKLGTSTVSPIELENAIRGRAETGFGVMSEEQLKTAVAQARQRGEKIVMTNGIFDILHAGHVSYLANARKLGDRLIVAVNSDASTKRLKGETRPINPLENRMIVLAALEAVDWVVPFEEDTPQRLIAGILPDLLVKGGDYKPEEIAGSAEVWANGGDVKVLNFEDGLSTTNIIKAIKNGHE